The Nycticebus coucang isolate mNycCou1 chromosome 8, mNycCou1.pri, whole genome shotgun sequence genome has a window encoding:
- the LOC128592061 gene encoding EF-hand calcium-binding domain-containing protein 10-like, translating into MEPGSSHKSQARQYLEKHRIPELLNYLTSVLLFFRPEKPREYLISLLERLRIAKITGVALPLFMDNSNIVAMFKMMDPSKRGIISFVQYKEALQMLGLCTVDEDLKDDGRGTSLDKFRDEVNKRTQDIWSAF; encoded by the coding sequence ATGGAACCAGGCAGCAGCCACAAGAGCCAAGCCCGGCAGTACTTGGAAAAACATCGGATCCCAGAGCTGCTGAACTATCTCACCAGCGTCCTTCTCTTTTTCCGGCCTGAAAAACCAAGAGAATATTTAATATCTCTATTGGAACGTCTGAGAATTGCCAAAATAACAGGTGTAGCCTTGCCTTTGTTTATGGATAACTCTAACATCGTAGCTATGTTTAAGATGATGGACCCTTCCAAAAGAGGCATCATATCATTTGTGCAATATAAAGAAGCTCTTCAAATGCTGGGTCTTTGTACTGTAGATGAAGATTTAAAAGATGATGGACGTGGAACAAGTTTGGATAAATTCAGGGATGAAGTGAACAAGAGGACTCAGGACATATGGTCGGCATTTTAA